The proteins below are encoded in one region of Sphingobium yanoikuyae:
- a CDS encoding efflux transporter outer membrane subunit — protein sequence MLLALSLTGCSFAPDYVQPSLPVPDSYAVATPAGASLAGRDWEQVFPDPELRRLVAQALANNRDIRIAAARVAQARGAWRIEGASLYPQLDAVATGTRGQAFYSLPVIGDQIVDVKSITAQLSASWEIDFWGRLRNLKEAAREQFLASEESRRAVATDLIAQVALGYLLEREYEERAALTQQSITTRQETLRIMRRRYEVGSGSKLDLAQSQVLLAQADTTMHVLNLDRAVNRNALALLVGQPVEIAPGSLRLAGPGGDYQVPAGLPAELLTNRPDIVAAEHQLRAANANIGAARAAFFPNISLTGAYGTTSPDLDGLFGGNSEVWSFSPMIRLPLFNAGRLKGNLDVAQARRDEAVATYEKTIQSAFRDVSDALVRRRQIALQIGTTRQLVDAQRERARLAQLRFDNGRSTYLEVLDAQRDLFDAEQALVQLRRGELSSIVSLYAALGGGFVVNRGIAAAPSGNQGEP from the coding sequence ATGCTTCTGGCTCTTTCCCTGACCGGTTGTTCCTTTGCGCCCGATTATGTTCAGCCATCCCTGCCGGTGCCCGACAGCTATGCCGTGGCGACGCCGGCCGGGGCTTCGCTGGCCGGGCGCGACTGGGAGCAGGTTTTTCCCGATCCCGAATTGCGCAGGCTGGTCGCCCAGGCGCTGGCCAATAATCGCGACATTCGCATCGCCGCCGCCCGCGTGGCGCAGGCGCGCGGCGCCTGGCGGATCGAGGGTGCCTCGCTCTATCCTCAGCTCGATGCGGTGGCGACGGGCACGCGCGGTCAGGCCTTCTACAGCCTGCCGGTGATCGGCGACCAGATCGTCGACGTGAAATCGATCACCGCCCAACTCAGCGCCAGCTGGGAAATCGATTTCTGGGGCCGGCTGCGCAATCTGAAGGAGGCCGCCCGCGAACAGTTTCTGGCGTCGGAGGAATCTCGCCGCGCGGTCGCGACCGACCTGATCGCGCAGGTTGCGCTCGGCTATCTGCTGGAGCGCGAATATGAGGAGCGCGCCGCCCTTACCCAGCAGTCGATCACCACCCGGCAGGAAACGCTGCGCATCATGCGCCGCCGCTATGAGGTGGGGTCGGGGTCGAAGCTGGACCTGGCCCAGTCCCAGGTGCTGCTGGCGCAGGCGGACACCACCATGCATGTGCTGAACCTCGACCGCGCGGTCAATCGCAATGCGCTGGCGCTGCTGGTCGGCCAGCCGGTGGAGATTGCGCCCGGATCGCTGCGGCTGGCCGGGCCGGGCGGCGATTATCAGGTGCCCGCCGGCCTGCCGGCCGAACTGCTCACCAACCGGCCGGACATCGTTGCCGCCGAGCATCAGCTGCGCGCGGCCAATGCTAATATCGGTGCCGCCCGCGCCGCCTTCTTCCCCAATATCAGCCTGACCGGCGCCTATGGCACGACCAGCCCGGATCTGGACGGGCTGTTCGGCGGCAATAGCGAGGTGTGGAGCTTTTCGCCGATGATCCGTCTGCCCCTGTTCAACGCCGGCCGGCTGAAGGGCAATTTGGACGTGGCGCAGGCGCGCCGGGATGAGGCCGTCGCTACCTATGAAAAGACGATCCAGTCCGCCTTTCGCGATGTGTCTGACGCGCTGGTCCGGCGGCGCCAGATCGCCCTGCAGATCGGCACCACGCGCCAACTGGTCGATGCCCAGCGGGAACGGGCGCGCCTCGCCCAACTACGCTTCGACAATGGCCGCTCCACCTATCTCGAAGTGCTCGATGCCCAGCGCGACCTGTTCGATGCGGAACAGGCGCTGGTCCAGCTTCGCCGGGGGGAACTCTCCAGCATCGTCAGCCTCTATGCTGCCCTCGGTGGTGGCTTTGTTGTCAATCGCGGCATCGCGGCCGCCCCGTCCGGGAACCAGGGGGAACCATGA
- a CDS encoding phospholipase A encodes MIRNRRAQPRHLPAPWSSLAWLLAVLSPSFATSALAGEPVETLIGRIALPDDQNMASVELRFLNMGTAPAAMPLPDRVEARVEQDGAARRLWLRRAPGVPETVEIAPGGFAQARYQLAASDMAEGALLSIPAWNSPQVALHGAAASRMAAASPVPVPPPPPPPGTPVPPPVAPPADRSAGNAFIGNLAPYEPIYAVYGPGTNTDARLQLSFEYRLFGSRDAAHLPSSWRDGLHFAYTQRMFWDLGANSMPFRNIDYQPEIIYVTPTRMLKNGMSLALQGGLRHESNGRDGDASRSINSVYVAPMAAFSLGEERRLLVAPRLTFYVGDKSDNPDIVRYRGHAGLFLQVGDDDGLRLSTNSRFNFGSGKGAINADLSYPLPRLLGGGPDLYLFAQGFAGYGENLLDYNRSITRLRIGFALVR; translated from the coding sequence ATGATCCGCAACCGCCGCGCGCAACCACGACACTTGCCCGCCCCCTGGTCGAGCCTGGCATGGCTGCTGGCTGTCCTGTCGCCTTCTTTTGCGACAAGCGCCCTGGCCGGGGAACCCGTAGAAACCCTGATAGGGCGGATCGCCCTGCCCGATGACCAGAATATGGCGAGCGTGGAACTGCGCTTCCTCAACATGGGCACGGCACCCGCCGCCATGCCGCTGCCCGACCGGGTCGAGGCGCGGGTGGAACAGGATGGCGCCGCGCGCCGGCTGTGGCTGCGCCGGGCGCCGGGCGTGCCGGAGACGGTGGAGATTGCGCCGGGCGGCTTTGCCCAGGCGCGCTATCAACTGGCCGCAAGCGACATGGCCGAGGGCGCGTTGCTGTCGATCCCGGCCTGGAATTCGCCGCAGGTTGCGCTGCATGGCGCGGCTGCCTCGCGGATGGCGGCCGCTTCGCCGGTGCCTGTCCCACCGCCGCCGCCGCCGCCCGGAACCCCGGTGCCGCCGCCGGTCGCGCCGCCGGCCGATCGCAGCGCCGGCAATGCCTTCATCGGCAATCTGGCGCCCTATGAGCCGATCTATGCGGTCTATGGCCCCGGCACCAATACCGATGCCCGGTTGCAGTTGAGCTTCGAATATCGGTTGTTCGGATCGCGCGATGCCGCGCATTTGCCCAGTTCCTGGCGGGACGGCCTGCATTTCGCCTATACCCAGCGCATGTTCTGGGATCTGGGCGCCAATTCCATGCCCTTCCGCAACATCGATTATCAGCCAGAGATCATCTATGTGACGCCGACCCGGATGCTGAAGAACGGCATGTCGCTGGCGCTGCAGGGCGGGCTTCGGCACGAATCCAACGGCCGGGACGGCGATGCGTCGCGCAGCATCAACAGCGTCTATGTCGCGCCGATGGCGGCCTTCTCGCTGGGCGAGGAACGGCGGCTGCTGGTGGCACCGCGCCTGACCTTCTATGTCGGCGACAAGTCCGACAATCCCGATATCGTCCGCTATCGCGGCCATGCCGGCCTGTTCCTGCAGGTCGGCGATGATGATGGGCTGCGCCTGTCGACCAACAGCCGGTTCAATTTCGGATCGGGCAAGGGCGCAATCAACGCCGACCTGTCCTATCCGCTGCCGCGCCTGCTGGGCGGTGGCCCCGATCTCTATTTGTTCGCTCAGGGATTTGCCGGATATGGCGAGAACCTGTTGGACTATAATCGTTCCATAACAAGATTGCGGATCGGCTTCGCGCTGGTGCGCTGA
- a CDS encoding right-handed parallel beta-helix repeat-containing protein, whose translation MIMGKSRHGRALTIFLPFLVLTAGATSAAQATTYYVNSATGNDRAAGTTADQPWRSLARVRDYPLMPGDQVLLMAGSRWQEPLTITRSGRSGAPISVAAFGAGARPRIDAGGVSPHGVGVINAEYVSVSGLEVTNDNPAPAQRFGVLVSAVDRGVTRGIRISDMYIHDVRGVNDRKDNGGIVFSATGKKLPTRFQDLVIERNIVWKVDRSGIAGIADRISAKDWFPSEKIVIRDNLVEDIGGDGIVPRGTDGALIEHNIVRYAGARAPGYNAGIWQWSTDNSLIQLNEAAYTRTRYDGQGFDSDFNSRRTTLLYNYSHDNAGGFLLICSPGRNDKDNLGNRGTVARYNVSRNDALRIFQLAGNVSDVLVEKNVIHVGKGMDVQMVVATNWDGWAQDVRIVENDFKVAGTARYGSESGRSGPDYLIKAGFAPAQFIRFRDNRYWGSHVDLPAEAAGDVIPPYLDQPADWQVPVFDPARAEGFPEFMARHRAWMLAMLQRELGQAVQPRQPRRISIFEARR comes from the coding sequence ATGATCATGGGTAAAAGCCGGCATGGCCGGGCGCTGACAATCTTCCTGCCTTTCCTGGTCCTGACCGCGGGTGCGACATCCGCGGCGCAGGCGACGACCTATTATGTCAACAGCGCCACCGGCAATGATCGCGCCGCCGGCACCACCGCCGACCAGCCCTGGCGCAGTCTGGCGCGGGTGCGCGACTATCCGCTGATGCCGGGCGATCAGGTGCTGCTGATGGCCGGATCGCGCTGGCAGGAGCCGCTCACCATCACCCGATCGGGCCGCTCCGGCGCGCCGATCAGCGTCGCCGCCTTCGGCGCCGGCGCACGGCCGCGCATCGACGCCGGCGGTGTCTCGCCCCATGGCGTGGGCGTCATCAACGCCGAATATGTCAGCGTCAGCGGGCTGGAAGTCACGAACGACAATCCCGCCCCGGCCCAGCGTTTCGGCGTGCTGGTCTCGGCGGTCGACCGGGGCGTGACGCGCGGCATCCGCATCAGCGACATGTATATCCACGACGTGCGCGGCGTGAATGATCGCAAGGATAATGGCGGCATCGTCTTCAGCGCGACCGGCAAGAAGCTGCCGACCCGCTTTCAGGATCTGGTGATCGAACGCAATATCGTCTGGAAGGTCGACCGGTCCGGCATTGCCGGCATCGCCGACCGGATCAGCGCCAAGGACTGGTTCCCCAGCGAAAAGATCGTGATCCGCGACAATCTGGTCGAGGATATTGGCGGCGACGGCATCGTCCCGCGCGGCACCGACGGCGCCCTGATCGAACATAATATCGTGCGCTATGCCGGTGCCCGAGCACCCGGCTATAATGCCGGCATCTGGCAGTGGAGCACCGACAACAGTCTGATCCAGCTCAACGAGGCCGCCTATACCCGCACCCGCTATGACGGGCAGGGCTTTGACAGCGACTTCAATTCGCGTCGCACGACATTGCTCTACAATTACAGCCACGACAATGCCGGCGGCTTCCTGCTGATCTGTTCGCCCGGCCGCAACGACAAGGATAATCTGGGCAATCGCGGCACCGTCGCGCGCTACAATGTCAGCCGCAACGACGCGCTGCGCATCTTCCAGCTCGCCGGCAATGTCTCCGACGTGCTGGTGGAAAAGAATGTGATCCATGTCGGCAAGGGCATGGATGTGCAGATGGTGGTGGCGACCAACTGGGATGGCTGGGCGCAGGATGTCCGCATCGTCGAAAATGACTTCAAGGTCGCCGGCACCGCCCGCTATGGCAGCGAAAGCGGCCGGTCAGGCCCCGATTACCTGATCAAGGCGGGCTTCGCCCCGGCCCAATTTATCCGCTTCCGCGACAATCGCTACTGGGGCAGCCATGTCGACCTGCCGGCCGAGGCGGCGGGCGACGTGATCCCGCCCTATCTCGATCAGCCCGCCGACTGGCAGGTGCCGGTGTTCGACCCGGCCAGGGCAGAGGGCTTTCCCGAATTCATGGCCCGGCACCGCGCCTGGATGCTGGCCATGCTGCAACGCGAACTGGGCCAGGCGGTGCAGCCGCGCCAGCCGCGCCGCATCTCCATCTTCGAAGCGCGCCGATGA
- a CDS encoding HlyD family secretion protein produces MSMNKRWIVRGLIIAAVAGIAFLLWTLLKPAGLPEGIVGGNGRLEATEIDVASKSAGRIKDIVADEGQLVKAGEIVAHMDVDVLDAQRTEAVAQLAEAQNAVLVAQTQVAQRESEKAAAQAVVRQRIAELNASRKRLARSETLAREGATAVQERDDDAAQTEGAAAAVEAARAQLASAEVAITNARNQVIGSRSRVEAGRATIQRIEADINDSSLRAPRDGRVQYRVAQPGEVVTAGGRVLSLVDLSDVTISFFLPATAAGRVAIGSEARIVLDAIPDYPIPARISFVADVAQFTPKTVETQSEREKMMFRVKARIDPALLRKHIAQVKTGLPGMAYVRINPGVAWPASLAVRALPEGSRAVQ; encoded by the coding sequence ATGAGCATGAACAAGCGCTGGATCGTCAGGGGCCTGATCATCGCGGCGGTGGCCGGCATTGCCTTCCTGCTCTGGACGTTGCTGAAGCCGGCCGGCCTGCCCGAAGGCATTGTCGGCGGCAACGGCCGGCTGGAAGCGACAGAAATCGACGTCGCCTCCAAATCCGCCGGGCGGATCAAGGATATCGTCGCGGATGAGGGGCAACTGGTGAAGGCCGGCGAGATCGTCGCCCATATGGATGTCGATGTACTGGACGCACAGCGGACCGAGGCCGTCGCGCAACTGGCAGAGGCGCAGAATGCCGTCCTCGTCGCCCAGACCCAGGTCGCCCAGCGCGAGAGCGAGAAGGCCGCGGCCCAGGCCGTGGTGCGCCAGCGCATCGCCGAACTCAACGCCTCGCGCAAGCGCCTCGCCCGGTCCGAAACCCTGGCCCGCGAAGGCGCGACCGCAGTGCAGGAACGCGATGACGACGCCGCCCAGACCGAAGGCGCCGCCGCCGCCGTAGAGGCGGCCCGTGCCCAGCTTGCCTCGGCCGAGGTCGCCATCACCAATGCCCGCAACCAGGTGATCGGATCGCGATCCCGCGTGGAGGCCGGCCGTGCCACCATCCAGCGGATCGAGGCGGACATCAACGACAGCAGCCTGCGCGCGCCACGCGACGGCCGCGTCCAGTATCGCGTCGCCCAGCCCGGCGAGGTGGTGACGGCCGGTGGCCGGGTGCTGAGCCTGGTCGACCTGTCCGACGTGACGATCAGCTTCTTCCTGCCCGCTACCGCCGCCGGCCGTGTCGCCATCGGCAGCGAGGCGCGGATCGTGCTCGATGCCATTCCCGACTATCCGATCCCGGCGCGGATCAGCTTCGTCGCCGACGTCGCCCAGTTCACGCCCAAGACGGTCGAAACCCAGAGCGAGCGCGAGAAAATGATGTTCCGGGTCAAGGCCCGGATCGATCCGGCGCTGCTGCGCAAGCATATCGCCCAGGTGAAGACCGGCCTGCCCGGCATGGCCTATGTCCGGATCAATCCGGGCGTTGCCTGGCCCGCCTCGCTCGCGGTCCGCGCCCTTCCCGAAGGATCGCGGGCGGTCCAGTGA
- a CDS encoding zinc-dependent alcohol dehydrogenase, translated as MPTTMRAAIARTFKAPLTIEEIAIPEPGPGEVLVKIVASGVCHTDLHAIDGDWPVKPTLPLIPGHEGVGHVVALGAGVTDLKEGDAVGIPWLHDACRACEYCETGWETLCERQHNTGYSVNGTYAEYAIASAPFAGRLPDTVDFVTMAPILCAGVTVYKGLKETEAKPGEWVTISGVGGLGHVAVQYAKAMGLHVVALDIGESKLELARSLGADLALDARADNVVAEVQNATGGGAHGVLVTAVSPPAFAQAIACTRRRATVSLVGLPPGDFPTPIFDVVLKRVTVRGSIVGTRRDLAEAIAFAVEGKVKAHVTPRPFDDVNAVLDELRAGKVDGRISLTL; from the coding sequence ATGCCGACGACCATGCGAGCCGCGATTGCCAGGACGTTCAAGGCGCCGCTGACGATCGAGGAGATAGCGATACCCGAGCCGGGGCCTGGCGAGGTGCTGGTGAAGATCGTCGCCAGTGGCGTATGCCATACCGATCTGCACGCAATCGATGGCGACTGGCCGGTGAAGCCGACCCTGCCGCTGATCCCCGGCCATGAAGGCGTGGGCCATGTCGTGGCGCTGGGTGCGGGTGTCACCGACCTGAAGGAAGGCGACGCCGTCGGCATCCCCTGGCTGCACGATGCCTGCCGCGCCTGCGAATATTGCGAGACCGGCTGGGAAACGCTGTGCGAGCGGCAGCATAATACCGGCTATAGCGTCAACGGCACCTATGCCGAATATGCGATCGCCAGCGCGCCCTTTGCCGGCCGCCTGCCCGACACTGTCGATTTCGTGACGATGGCGCCGATCCTGTGCGCGGGCGTCACCGTTTACAAGGGGCTGAAGGAAACCGAGGCGAAGCCGGGCGAATGGGTGACCATTTCCGGCGTCGGCGGGCTGGGTCATGTCGCCGTGCAATATGCCAAGGCGATGGGCCTGCATGTCGTGGCGCTGGACATTGGCGAGAGCAAGCTGGAGCTGGCCCGGTCGCTGGGCGCGGACCTGGCGCTGGATGCGCGGGCCGACAATGTCGTGGCGGAAGTGCAGAATGCGACCGGCGGCGGCGCCCATGGCGTGCTGGTGACGGCGGTGTCGCCCCCCGCCTTTGCCCAGGCGATCGCCTGTACCCGCCGGCGCGCAACCGTGAGCCTGGTCGGCCTGCCGCCGGGCGATTTCCCGACGCCGATCTTCGACGTGGTGCTCAAGCGCGTGACCGTGCGCGGGTCGATCGTCGGCACCCGGCGCGACCTGGCCGAAGCGATCGCCTTCGCGGTCGAGGGCAAGGTGAAGGCGCATGTGACGCCCCGGCCGTTCGATGATGTGAACGCCGTGCTGGACGAATTGCGCGCCGGCAAGGTGGACGGGCGCATCTCGCTCACCCTGTAA
- a CDS encoding polysaccharide deacetylase family protein, protein MIKRAMALCLLLGSAAAAQAGDPPRFDVAITVDDLPAHGQLPPGTTRADIARRFLATLKAHHVTEAYGFVNARGLADDPASDAVLTLWRQAGYPLANHSYSHLNLDGAPSLDAWQADVIAGEPALERHMGKGDWHWLRFPNLSSGKDATRHDGAAAFLKQRGYRIASVSLAFEDWDYSDAYARCRAQGDDRMIAAMKRHYLAVVDQAIARAKANAQRVHGRPIPHVLLLHVGAWTADTLPDVMARLDAAGARYIPLAQAEADPAYAQAEALPGGGGIIERVAQAQGIALPADSAPAPGIDLRQACRTPG, encoded by the coding sequence ATGATCAAGCGGGCCATGGCCCTTTGCCTGCTGCTGGGCAGCGCAGCGGCGGCACAGGCGGGCGATCCGCCCCGGTTCGATGTCGCGATCACGGTCGATGATCTGCCTGCCCATGGCCAGCTGCCGCCCGGCACGACCCGCGCCGATATCGCCCGCCGCTTCCTGGCGACGTTGAAGGCGCATCATGTCACGGAGGCCTATGGTTTCGTCAACGCGCGCGGCCTGGCGGACGATCCGGCGTCGGACGCGGTGCTGACGCTCTGGCGCCAGGCGGGCTATCCGCTCGCCAACCACAGCTACAGCCATTTGAATCTCGACGGCGCGCCCTCGCTCGACGCCTGGCAGGCGGATGTGATCGCGGGCGAGCCGGCGCTGGAACGGCATATGGGGAAAGGGGACTGGCACTGGCTGCGTTTCCCCAACCTGTCGAGCGGCAAGGATGCGACCCGCCATGACGGCGCCGCCGCCTTTCTGAAACAGCGCGGCTATCGCATCGCCAGCGTCAGCCTGGCTTTCGAGGACTGGGATTATAGCGACGCCTATGCCCGCTGCCGCGCGCAGGGCGACGATCGCATGATCGCGGCGATGAAGCGCCATTATCTGGCCGTGGTCGATCAGGCGATCGCGCGGGCAAAGGCCAATGCGCAGCGCGTCCATGGCCGCCCGATCCCGCATGTGCTGCTGCTCCATGTCGGCGCCTGGACCGCCGACACCCTGCCCGATGTCATGGCCCGGCTCGACGCCGCCGGCGCGCGCTATATTCCGCTGGCACAGGCGGAGGCCGACCCGGCCTATGCCCAGGCCGAAGCCCTGCCGGGCGGCGGCGGCATCATCGAACGGGTGGCGCAGGCGCAGGGCATCGCTCTCCCCGCCGATAGCGCGCCGGCACCCGGAATCGACCTGCGCCAGGCCTGCCGTACCCCCGGCTGA
- a CDS encoding HAD-IC family P-type ATPase: protein MSSAPPVAWHALPPEEALATLSVEATGLDQRDAEARLRRYGPNALPEAPRQHPLLRFLAHFNSVLIYFLLGAALIALLLNHGIDAAVILAVVLVNAVVGFIQEGKAEEALGAIQDMIAPHAMVLRSGERRVVAVPELVPGDIVLLEAGDRVPADIRLLRARGLLIDEAALTGESVAAEKHQTLIAADAGIADQSNMAFSGTLVAAGQATGLVVETGSHTQIGRISGMLKAVEVSKTPLVRQIDDFARLMTWSVLAGAVVLFLFAVLARGFHWIDALIAIVALSVGVVPEGLPAVITITLAIGVQRMAARQAVIRRLPAVETLGATSVICTDKTGTLTRNEMTVRHLLLPGGDLHVSGSGYAPTGAISVAGGGDDAEGLADAAPILRCGLLCNDALLRQADDGWTVQGDPMEGALVALAMKAGLSADHVRGEWPRIDEIPFDAAYRFMATLHRALDGSSAIFIKGAPEAVLAMTGADAAAWDARLSAAADRGERLLGFAVKRIAGAPDRIGFDDLKSGVELLGLMGFIDPPRDEARQAIAQCRSAGIAVKMITGDHVGTAIAIARQLALDDDPQAMSGAEVEALDDAALAARVRDVDVFARSSPEHKLRIVRALQSHGLVVAMTGDGVNDAPSLKQADVGTAMGIKGTEAAKEAAEMVLLDDNFASIVAAVREGRTVYDNIRKVISWTLPTNGGETLAVVIAIIAGFALPMTATQILWINLVLTVTLGLVLAFEPTEPGTMERRPRAAGAPLLSPFLLWRIMLVSVLMGAMALGIFFYAQHVGHDIDTARTMVVNMLIVGEIFYLFNVRFLHMRSLTLRGAMGTPIVLAAIVAVVIAQLLFTYAPFMHDIFDSRPLSLTDGLMIIGLGAAMFAVLELEKLAAHRLAWFEDI, encoded by the coding sequence ATGTCCTCTGCCCCGCCCGTTGCCTGGCATGCGCTGCCGCCCGAAGAGGCGCTGGCAACGCTGTCCGTCGAAGCGACCGGGCTGGACCAGCGCGATGCCGAGGCCCGGCTGCGGCGCTATGGCCCCAATGCCCTGCCCGAAGCGCCGCGCCAGCATCCGCTGCTGCGATTCCTGGCGCATTTCAACAGCGTGCTGATCTATTTCCTGCTGGGTGCGGCGCTGATCGCGCTGCTGCTGAATCACGGCATCGATGCCGCCGTGATCCTGGCCGTGGTGCTGGTGAACGCGGTCGTCGGCTTCATCCAGGAGGGCAAGGCCGAAGAGGCGCTGGGTGCGATCCAGGACATGATCGCGCCGCATGCCATGGTGCTGCGCAGCGGCGAACGGCGCGTCGTGGCGGTGCCGGAACTGGTGCCGGGTGACATCGTGCTGCTGGAAGCAGGTGACCGGGTGCCGGCCGACATCCGGCTGCTGCGCGCCCGCGGCCTGCTGATCGACGAGGCGGCGCTGACCGGCGAATCGGTCGCGGCGGAAAAGCATCAGACGCTGATTGCCGCCGACGCCGGCATCGCCGACCAGAGCAACATGGCCTTTTCCGGCACTCTGGTCGCCGCCGGTCAGGCGACCGGGCTGGTGGTCGAGACCGGCAGCCACACCCAGATCGGCCGGATCAGCGGCATGCTGAAGGCGGTCGAGGTCAGCAAGACGCCGCTGGTGCGGCAGATCGATGATTTCGCCCGGCTGATGACCTGGTCGGTGCTGGCCGGCGCGGTCGTCCTGTTCCTGTTCGCGGTGCTGGCGCGCGGCTTCCACTGGATCGATGCGCTGATCGCGATCGTCGCCCTGTCGGTCGGCGTGGTGCCGGAAGGACTGCCCGCCGTCATCACCATCACGCTGGCGATCGGCGTGCAGCGCATGGCCGCGCGCCAGGCGGTGATCCGGCGCCTGCCGGCGGTCGAGACGCTGGGTGCCACGTCGGTGATCTGCACCGACAAGACCGGCACGCTGACCCGCAACGAGATGACCGTGCGCCATCTGCTGCTGCCGGGCGGCGACCTGCATGTCAGCGGATCGGGCTATGCGCCGACGGGCGCCATCAGCGTCGCTGGCGGCGGCGACGATGCGGAGGGGCTGGCCGATGCCGCGCCAATCCTGCGCTGCGGCCTGTTGTGTAACGATGCCCTGCTACGCCAAGCGGATGACGGCTGGACCGTGCAGGGCGACCCGATGGAGGGGGCATTGGTCGCGCTGGCGATGAAGGCGGGGCTGAGCGCCGACCATGTGCGCGGCGAATGGCCGCGGATCGACGAAATCCCGTTCGACGCCGCCTATCGCTTCATGGCGACGCTGCATCGCGCGCTCGATGGCAGCAGCGCCATCTTCATCAAGGGCGCGCCCGAAGCGGTGCTGGCGATGACCGGCGCGGATGCCGCCGCCTGGGACGCGCGGCTGTCGGCCGCCGCCGACCGGGGCGAACGCCTGCTGGGCTTTGCCGTCAAGCGGATCGCCGGAGCGCCCGACCGGATCGGCTTCGACGATCTGAAGAGCGGGGTCGAGCTGCTGGGGCTGATGGGCTTCATCGATCCGCCACGCGACGAGGCGCGGCAGGCGATCGCCCAGTGCCGGTCGGCCGGCATCGCGGTCAAGATGATCACCGGCGACCATGTCGGCACCGCCATCGCCATCGCACGCCAACTGGCGCTGGACGATGATCCCCAGGCGATGAGCGGCGCCGAGGTCGAGGCGCTGGACGATGCTGCGCTGGCGGCGCGGGTGCGCGATGTCGATGTGTTCGCCCGCTCCTCCCCCGAGCACAAGCTGCGCATCGTCCGCGCGCTCCAGTCGCACGGGCTGGTCGTCGCCATGACCGGCGACGGCGTCAACGACGCGCCGTCGCTCAAACAGGCCGATGTCGGCACGGCGATGGGGATCAAGGGCACGGAGGCCGCCAAGGAGGCGGCCGAGATGGTGCTGCTGGACGATAATTTCGCGTCGATCGTGGCGGCCGTGCGCGAAGGGCGCACCGTCTATGACAATATCCGCAAGGTCATCAGCTGGACCTTGCCGACCAATGGCGGCGAGACGCTGGCGGTGGTGATCGCGATCATCGCCGGCTTTGCCCTGCCGATGACGGCGACGCAGATATTGTGGATCAATCTGGTGCTGACGGTGACGCTGGGGCTGGTGCTGGCGTTCGAGCCGACCGAACCGGGGACGATGGAGCGGCGGCCGCGTGCCGCCGGTGCGCCGCTGCTTTCCCCCTTCCTGCTGTGGCGCATCATGCTGGTATCGGTGCTGATGGGGGCGATGGCGCTGGGGATATTCTTCTATGCCCAGCATGTCGGCCACGACATCGACACCGCCCGGACCATGGTGGTCAACATGCTGATCGTGGGCGAGATATTCTATCTGTTCAATGTGCGCTTCCTGCACATGCGATCGCTGACGCTGCGCGGCGCGATGGGCACGCCGATCGTGCTGGCGGCGATCGTGGCGGTGGTGATCGCCCAGCTGCTCTTCACCTATGCGCCGTTCATGCACGATATTTTCGACAGCCGGCCGCTGTCGCTGACCGACGGGCTGATGATCATCGGTCTGGGCGCGGCGATGTTCGCCGTATTGGAACTCGAAAAGCTGGCCGCCCATCGGCTCGCCTGGTTCGAGGATATCTGA